The following are from one region of the Bradyrhizobium septentrionale genome:
- a CDS encoding DUF6931 family protein, which produces MGQVRFSTVRDLFEAYPLARYDVGKASPDKLSLDFLQEAADAGNWHQAVSFCAYLLPRRVAVAWGCRSLRQMFDHFDGNEGRSLSFAETWVRQPDEQSRNKALAVGNANDPEQPATWLALAAGWSGGSVVPAEFAPVEAKPDQTARAVRAALLIGLCRLSRESRDRIMTACLEDGIQLARGEPRPLR; this is translated from the coding sequence ATGGGTCAGGTTCGGTTCAGCACAGTCCGCGATCTGTTCGAAGCCTATCCGCTGGCGCGCTACGACGTCGGCAAAGCCTCGCCGGACAAGTTGTCGCTGGATTTCCTGCAGGAGGCCGCTGATGCAGGCAACTGGCACCAGGCCGTATCCTTCTGCGCGTATCTGCTCCCCAGGCGCGTGGCCGTCGCTTGGGGATGTCGCTCGCTGCGGCAGATGTTCGACCATTTCGACGGCAACGAAGGCAGGTCGCTCAGCTTTGCGGAGACCTGGGTCCGGCAGCCAGACGAGCAATCGCGTAACAAGGCGTTGGCGGTCGGCAATGCCAACGATCCCGAGCAGCCGGCGACTTGGCTGGCGCTGGCGGCGGGCTGGTCTGGCGGAAGCGTGGTCCCTGCGGAATTTGCCCCGGTCGAAGCCAAGCCAGATCAGACGGCGCGGGCGGTTCGCGCAGCTCTCTTGATCGGACTTTGCCGGCTTAGCCGCGAGTCCAGGGACCGGATAATGACGGCCTGCCTGGAGGATGGTATTCAGTTGGCACGCGGCGAACCGCGCCCTCTGCGCTGA
- a CDS encoding type VI secretion system tip protein TssI/VgrG: MGQLTQDTRLCELKTPLGKDVLVFVRFEASEGLSELFEYRIECLSEDADLDFDRAIGQQCTLTIKLHGKEREFSGILTEAQWLGVKNDYFSYRIVLRPWLWLLSRTTDCRIFQDKKAPDIIKDVFNERGFTDYESKLTEEGSCPKLEYCVQYRETDLDFVCRLMEQHGIYYFFKHEGGKHTLVLADSKSSHSPINGLAKIPYIPLTGSDRREEQHIYEWVSERRFRTGKFELNDYNYQKPNAQMISDAKGSEHYTRSEMEVYDYPGKFKEKSDGERYAKIQLQAEQAMDRRRRGNGDAVSLFPGGLTKLEKHSKDSQNVEYLVVRAAHSFSIESYRTGGPGDGGQHVYFGSFEFLPSDRPFRSPMMTPKPRINGIQTAKVVTKDDNSSEEIDVESLGEIYVRFFWDRKKKRSCRLRVAQVWSGKRWGGQIIPRVGQEVVVEFLEGDPDRPLVIGTVYNDEYKLPYDLPSKKTIAGLKSDSTKGGGGYNEWNFEDKKGSEKITLHAEKDHDVTVRDTETRTIGEAAFGGDTRKTTLKNGNDKLDIELGGQHIKLALDQSVNAGLSITLTANVNITLQVGPSQIILTPAGIVINAPTITMTAQAAMALAAGGPLVAHGTPTIVG, from the coding sequence ATGGGCCAGCTTACCCAGGATACCCGCCTTTGCGAGCTCAAGACCCCCCTTGGCAAGGACGTTCTGGTTTTTGTCAGGTTCGAGGCCTCTGAAGGTCTGAGTGAACTGTTCGAATATCGTATCGAGTGCCTCAGCGAGGACGCCGATCTCGACTTCGATCGCGCAATCGGACAGCAGTGCACGCTCACCATCAAATTGCACGGGAAGGAGCGCGAGTTCAGCGGCATCCTCACGGAAGCGCAGTGGCTCGGGGTCAAGAACGACTATTTCAGCTACCGGATCGTGCTGAGGCCCTGGCTATGGCTGCTGTCGCGCACCACCGATTGCAGGATTTTTCAGGACAAGAAGGCGCCCGACATCATCAAGGACGTCTTCAACGAGCGCGGCTTCACGGATTATGAGTCCAAGCTTACCGAAGAGGGCTCATGTCCGAAGCTCGAGTATTGCGTTCAGTATCGCGAGACCGATCTGGATTTCGTATGCCGGCTGATGGAACAGCACGGCATCTACTACTTCTTCAAGCATGAGGGTGGCAAGCACACGCTGGTGCTGGCTGACTCCAAGTCCTCGCACAGCCCAATCAACGGTCTCGCAAAGATCCCCTATATCCCGCTGACCGGATCCGACCGTCGCGAGGAGCAGCATATCTATGAGTGGGTTTCCGAGCGCCGGTTTCGCACCGGCAAGTTCGAGCTCAACGACTACAATTACCAGAAACCCAACGCGCAGATGATCAGCGACGCCAAGGGCTCCGAGCACTACACACGATCCGAGATGGAGGTCTACGACTATCCCGGCAAGTTCAAGGAGAAATCCGACGGCGAGCGATACGCCAAGATTCAGCTCCAGGCCGAGCAGGCGATGGATCGGCGCCGCCGCGGCAACGGCGACGCCGTCAGCCTGTTCCCCGGCGGACTAACCAAGCTCGAAAAGCACTCGAAAGACTCGCAGAACGTTGAATATCTCGTCGTACGAGCAGCTCACTCATTTTCCATCGAGTCCTATCGCACTGGCGGTCCCGGCGACGGCGGACAGCACGTCTACTTCGGCAGCTTCGAATTTCTGCCAAGCGACCGGCCGTTTCGATCTCCCATGATGACGCCGAAGCCGAGGATCAATGGTATCCAGACGGCCAAGGTCGTCACCAAGGACGACAATTCGAGCGAGGAAATCGACGTCGAGTCGCTCGGCGAAATCTATGTTCGCTTTTTCTGGGATCGAAAGAAGAAGCGGTCGTGCCGGTTGCGCGTGGCCCAAGTCTGGTCCGGCAAGCGCTGGGGCGGTCAGATCATCCCGCGCGTCGGGCAGGAAGTGGTCGTGGAATTCCTGGAAGGAGACCCCGACCGGCCCTTGGTGATCGGCACGGTGTATAACGATGAATACAAGCTGCCCTACGATCTGCCGTCCAAGAAGACGATTGCGGGATTGAAGTCCGACTCGACCAAGGGAGGAGGCGGCTATAACGAATGGAACTTCGAGGACAAGAAAGGGTCCGAGAAGATCACCCTGCACGCCGAAAAAGACCACGACGTAACGGTCCGCGACACCGAGACCAGGACCATCGGCGAAGCCGCGTTCGGCGGCGATACCCGCAAGACCACGCTCAAGAACGGCAATGACAAGCTTGATATCGAATTGGGTGGCCAGCACATCAAGCTGGCATTGGATCAGTCCGTCAATGCAGGGCTGAGCATCACGCTCACGGCCAATGTCAACATCACCCTCCAGGTAGGTCCCAGCCAGATCATCCTGACCCCCGCCGGAATCGTCATCAACGCCCCGACCATCACCATGACCGCGCAGGCCGCCATGGCGCTCGCGGCCGGCGGCCCGTTGGTTGCCCACGGCACACCAACCATTGTCGGCTGA
- a CDS encoding ImpA family type VI secretion system protein yields MLDVTSLTQPIAPDDPCGPDLDAAGDVQYLNFFAGAESLLPMSYFEVVNANGERGRFDPKAIDIAGQFAAAQPLLARTRDLRLTMLLAKFSILNRDLDGFLTCLKATTLLLREQWEAVHPRGEDGDYAFRAVTVEAIDVFPTVINPLQFLPLIENRRHGSLNYRAYQIAKGEIPAADADVDAPDLGTIERIIGETDLDTLKSLSARCSAVAAEIAGIKSAWHEKLNSGQPVSLDRLAGVANGMANWLAGLVTARDPTAAAPSPDETAQDDQQHPIEMAGAVTSPGRASAALAAAADYFARKEPSSPALLLVRQAQDMVGKSFIEVMRMLMPAHVESAAINIGRDKVFDLPIERMAEFATSLPAAAESDAQDAVFSAENRAQALDLLTKVASFFRAAEPSSPIPFLVDRARELAQRDFLSLLSDVLPEGALKAIDKSN; encoded by the coding sequence ATGCTCGATGTCACATCCCTGACGCAGCCCATAGCCCCGGACGATCCCTGCGGGCCTGACCTCGATGCGGCCGGGGATGTCCAGTACCTGAATTTCTTCGCAGGTGCGGAATCGCTGCTTCCGATGTCGTATTTCGAGGTCGTCAACGCCAACGGAGAGCGCGGACGCTTCGACCCAAAGGCCATCGACATTGCCGGCCAGTTCGCCGCCGCGCAGCCCCTCCTGGCACGCACCCGCGATCTGCGCCTAACCATGCTGCTCGCCAAGTTCTCCATCCTGAACCGCGATCTCGATGGCTTTCTCACCTGCCTCAAGGCGACCACCCTGCTGCTCCGCGAACAATGGGAAGCGGTTCACCCGAGGGGCGAGGACGGCGACTATGCCTTTCGCGCCGTCACCGTCGAGGCGATCGACGTGTTTCCGACGGTCATCAACCCGCTCCAATTCCTCCCCCTGATCGAAAATCGCAGGCACGGCAGCCTCAACTACCGTGCCTATCAGATTGCCAAGGGCGAAATTCCCGCCGCTGACGCTGACGTCGACGCGCCTGACCTCGGAACCATCGAGCGCATCATCGGCGAGACCGACCTCGACACCCTGAAATCGTTGAGCGCCCGCTGCTCCGCGGTCGCGGCCGAGATTGCCGGCATCAAATCGGCTTGGCACGAAAAGTTGAACTCGGGGCAACCCGTCAGTCTCGACAGGCTTGCGGGTGTCGCGAATGGCATGGCCAACTGGCTCGCGGGCCTGGTCACCGCACGCGATCCAACCGCAGCTGCTCCATCTCCGGACGAAACTGCTCAAGACGACCAGCAGCATCCCATTGAAATGGCCGGCGCAGTGACCTCACCGGGCCGGGCATCCGCGGCGCTGGCGGCAGCCGCCGACTATTTCGCTCGGAAGGAACCGTCGAGCCCGGCGCTCTTGCTGGTGCGGCAGGCGCAGGACATGGTTGGCAAATCGTTTATCGAGGTGATGCGGATGCTGATGCCCGCCCACGTCGAGAGCGCTGCCATCAATATCGGACGTGACAAAGTTTTCGACCTGCCGATCGAGCGCATGGCGGAATTCGCCACATCGCTCCCAGCCGCGGCCGAAAGTGACGCTCAAGATGCTGTTTTTTCAGCAGAAAACAGAGCGCAGGCGTTGGACTTGCTGACCAAGGTTGCATCTTTCTTCCGCGCCGCGGAGCCGTCCAGTCCGATCCCGTTCCTGGTCGATCGCGCGCGCGAACTCGCACAACGAGATTTCCTCAGCCTGCTGAGTGACGTCCTGCCCGAGGGCGCTCTGAAGGCGATCGATAAATCGAATTGA
- the tssB gene encoding type VI secretion system contractile sheath small subunit, producing MATDSGQKFIRRNRAPRVHITYEDPYDAERLIELPFVMGVLSDLSGNNPGVEKAKVEERKFLEFDMDNFDNRMAAIQPGVTARVANRLSDGSDEKISVNLSFNKMSDFTPVAVARQVPATAKLLEAREQLANLLRYMDGKVGAEDQLKKLLADPQLMAALRERATSQSTEADTNS from the coding sequence ATGGCAACCGACAGCGGACAAAAGTTCATTCGCCGAAACCGCGCACCGCGCGTGCACATCACTTACGAAGATCCCTACGACGCCGAGCGGCTGATCGAGCTGCCGTTTGTCATGGGCGTCCTGTCCGATCTTTCCGGCAACAACCCCGGCGTCGAGAAGGCGAAAGTCGAAGAGCGCAAGTTCCTCGAGTTCGACATGGACAATTTCGACAACCGCATGGCGGCGATCCAGCCCGGCGTGACGGCGCGTGTCGCCAATCGTCTTAGCGACGGGTCTGACGAAAAGATCTCCGTCAACCTGAGCTTCAACAAGATGTCCGACTTCACGCCGGTGGCGGTCGCCCGCCAGGTACCGGCTACGGCAAAGCTCCTCGAAGCGCGCGAACAACTCGCCAACCTGCTCCGCTACATGGATGGCAAGGTGGGCGCCGAGGATCAGCTGAAGAAACTCCTCGCCGATCCTCAACTGATGGCCGCACTGCGCGAGCGCGCGACCAGCCAGTCAACCGAAGCCGACACCAACAGCTAA
- the tssC gene encoding type VI secretion system contractile sheath large subunit has product MAKEATHKETTTQVKTVEADEFAALLKQSFKPRTERAATEVENAVSTLVQEALKDTSVIKSDVLDTIEEMIARIDQKLTAQMNEILHAPEFQAIESAWRGLHYLVFNSETDANLKIRVMNVSKTELYRNLRLYPDARWDQSPLFKQIYEYEFGQLGGEPFGCLIGDYYFSHLPTDVQLMRDLSKIAGAAHAPFFAGAEPTLMGMDSWTELSNPRDIGKVFDTPEYAAWKGLRDQDDSRYLGLCMPRVLGRLPYGAKSEPVEEFAFEEETDGHTGDKYGWINASYAMAVNINRAFKEFGWCTRIRGVQSGGEVINLPTHTFPTDDGGVDLKCPTEIAISDRREHELAKSGLIPLIHRKNTDKAAFIGAQSLYKPKKYFGEKGVDATASDNLSSRLPYMFAVSRFAHYLKCMVRDKIGSMKEKDELTVWLQTWINEYVDANPALSSEAQKARKPLAAAKVEVIANEENPGYYNARFFLRPHFQLEAMDVGLSLVSRLPGPSS; this is encoded by the coding sequence ATGGCAAAAGAAGCAACTCACAAAGAGACCACCACCCAGGTCAAGACCGTCGAAGCTGACGAGTTTGCTGCCCTGCTGAAGCAAAGCTTCAAACCGCGCACCGAACGTGCGGCAACCGAAGTCGAGAACGCGGTGTCCACGCTCGTTCAAGAGGCGCTGAAGGACACCAGCGTCATCAAGTCTGACGTGCTCGACACCATCGAGGAGATGATCGCGCGGATCGATCAAAAGCTGACCGCGCAGATGAACGAGATCCTGCACGCACCCGAATTCCAGGCGATCGAGAGTGCCTGGCGCGGTCTCCACTACCTCGTCTTCAATTCCGAGACCGACGCCAACCTCAAGATCCGGGTGATGAACGTCTCCAAGACCGAGCTGTATCGGAACCTGCGGCTGTATCCCGATGCGCGCTGGGACCAGAGCCCGCTGTTCAAGCAGATCTACGAATACGAGTTCGGACAGTTGGGTGGCGAGCCATTCGGCTGCCTGATCGGCGACTACTATTTCAGCCATCTTCCGACCGACGTGCAGTTGATGCGCGATCTCAGCAAGATCGCCGGCGCAGCACACGCTCCGTTCTTCGCCGGCGCCGAGCCGACCCTGATGGGGATGGATTCATGGACTGAGCTGTCGAACCCTCGCGACATCGGCAAGGTATTCGACACGCCGGAGTATGCGGCCTGGAAGGGACTGCGCGACCAGGACGACTCGCGCTATCTCGGCTTGTGCATGCCCCGAGTGCTGGGCCGCCTCCCTTACGGCGCGAAATCGGAGCCGGTGGAAGAATTCGCCTTCGAAGAGGAGACCGACGGGCATACCGGGGACAAATACGGCTGGATCAATGCGTCCTACGCGATGGCTGTCAACATCAATCGCGCCTTCAAGGAGTTCGGTTGGTGCACGCGCATTCGCGGCGTCCAGTCCGGCGGCGAGGTGATCAATCTGCCCACACACACCTTCCCGACCGACGACGGTGGCGTCGATCTGAAATGCCCGACCGAGATCGCCATCAGCGATCGCCGCGAGCACGAACTTGCAAAATCGGGGCTGATCCCGCTGATCCATCGCAAGAACACCGACAAGGCAGCGTTCATCGGTGCCCAGTCGCTCTACAAGCCGAAGAAATACTTCGGCGAGAAGGGTGTGGACGCAACCGCATCCGACAACCTGTCGTCACGTCTACCTTACATGTTCGCCGTGTCCCGCTTTGCGCACTACCTGAAATGCATGGTTCGCGACAAGATCGGATCCATGAAGGAGAAGGATGAGCTGACGGTCTGGCTGCAGACCTGGATCAACGAATACGTTGATGCCAACCCAGCCCTGTCGTCAGAGGCGCAGAAAGCGCGCAAGCCGCTGGCCGCTGCGAAAGTCGAGGTCATAGCAAACGAGGAGAACCCGGGATACTACAACGCACGCTTCTTCCTCCGTCCACATTTTCAATTGGAAGCGATGGACGTCGGCCTCAGCCTTGTTTCGCGCCTGCCAGGCCCGAGCTCCTGA
- a CDS encoding Hcp family type VI secretion system effector, with amino-acid sequence MAVDIFLKLDPIKGESLDDKHKDEIDILSWSFGESQSGTFHSGSGGGAGKVNMQDLHFTHFVDKATPELFKVCANGKHIDTAILTVRKAGENPLEYLKIEMKHVLVASVSTGGSHGEDRLTENVSLNFAKVKMIYKTQTEKGGAGASPTFGWDVPANKEWA; translated from the coding sequence ATGGCTGTCGACATCTTTCTGAAACTCGATCCGATCAAAGGCGAGTCGCTCGACGACAAACACAAGGACGAAATCGACATTTTGAGCTGGTCGTTTGGCGAAAGCCAAAGCGGCACCTTCCACAGCGGCTCGGGCGGCGGCGCCGGCAAGGTCAACATGCAGGATCTCCACTTCACGCACTTCGTTGACAAGGCGACGCCTGAACTCTTCAAGGTCTGCGCCAACGGCAAGCACATCGATACCGCGATCCTCACTGTCCGCAAGGCCGGTGAAAATCCGCTGGAATATCTCAAGATCGAGATGAAGCACGTCCTGGTCGCCAGCGTATCGACCGGCGGATCGCATGGCGAAGATCGTCTCACCGAAAACGTGAGCTTGAACTTCGCGAAGGTGAAGATGATCTACAAGACCCAGACGGAAAAGGGCGGCGCCGGCGCATCGCCGACCTTCGGCTGGGACGTTCCGGCCAACAAGGAATGGGCCTGA
- the tssE gene encoding type VI secretion system baseplate subunit TssE encodes MTVTPKKDRLSPPLMLAFRAAHEARDARKKIELRDQFGERVIAGRRSVGRFPISETLLRREVSHDLETLLNTIALESTLDLTGRDCVRTSILNYGFPDIANRSIDDVTDEELSDALRTSLTTYEPRLDRKSIRVRRDTSVGPEQLKLRFIVHTDLKCEPLNVPVEFVADVDLDSGDIQINRM; translated from the coding sequence ATGACCGTTACGCCAAAGAAGGACCGGCTTTCTCCTCCGTTGATGCTGGCCTTTCGCGCGGCCCACGAGGCCCGTGATGCGCGCAAGAAGATCGAGCTGCGCGATCAGTTCGGCGAGCGCGTCATAGCGGGGCGGCGCAGTGTCGGCCGTTTCCCGATCTCCGAAACGTTGCTGAGGCGAGAGGTCTCGCATGATCTCGAAACTCTTCTCAATACAATTGCTCTCGAATCGACCCTGGACTTGACAGGCCGCGACTGTGTCCGGACCTCGATCCTGAACTACGGCTTTCCCGATATCGCAAACCGGTCGATCGACGACGTGACGGACGAAGAGCTCAGCGATGCCCTACGCACGTCGCTCACGACCTATGAACCCAGGCTCGACCGCAAATCGATCCGGGTCCGGCGTGATACCTCGGTCGGCCCCGAGCAGCTCAAGCTTCGCTTCATCGTGCACACCGACCTGAAGTGCGAGCCGCTCAACGTGCCCGTGGAATTCGTCGCCGACGTCGATCTCGACAGCGGCGATATACAGATCAATCGAATGTAG
- the tssF gene encoding type VI secretion system baseplate subunit TssF, with amino-acid sequence MNREFLDFYNRELSLLYEHAEEFAEEYPGIAERLGGLIRDRSDPMISGLLEGAAFLAARVQLKLKHEFPEFTANLLEQLVPNYLAPTPSAMLVKAQPTYADPALRDGKKIARGAYFDATYRERERSLACRFRLCRDIVLWPFDVTGAEYFATAGALQALGIPVGGEVIAGLRLSLTHRTAARLDEEPADAEARSKPETWFAGCRASELPIYLTGAESDAIALYEQLTSNCVGLYFRYLDDFGDPVVIRAPNDCVQQVGFSENESLFPNDNRVFRGSELLREYFVFPRKFLGVNLTGLRAVMPRLRSKSIDIVFAFDEHNSRLAASVRAETFSLYTAPAINLFEKTSDRIPVKSNTHEYHVVPDRSRYLEYEPHQVLEVYAHFPAEKDKRHVRPLYSAAVDRTAGSVEGLYFTVRRLPRRRTVEEKTYGASSDYTGTDMFLSLLEPGDLSGDGSAAELSVRALCSNRHLTEHLPVGQGGADFRLLDDTSLELMCIAGPTRPREPVVAQLRSRSEIANSGVVSWRLINMLSLNYLGLVERSGGKNAGALREMLSLFADQFDDATERKIRGVRSVESRPVVRRVRERTGSGAARGLEITVTLDEKAFEGSGVFLLGAVLERFFADYSGFNTFTQTVISTSERGEIMRWPARMGTRRPL; translated from the coding sequence ATGAATCGCGAGTTCCTCGACTTCTACAATCGCGAACTGTCGCTGCTGTACGAGCATGCGGAAGAGTTTGCCGAGGAATATCCTGGCATCGCCGAGCGCCTCGGCGGCCTGATCCGCGATCGCTCAGATCCAATGATTTCGGGCCTGCTCGAAGGCGCCGCGTTCCTTGCCGCTCGCGTTCAGCTCAAGCTCAAGCACGAATTTCCGGAGTTCACGGCGAACCTGCTTGAGCAGCTGGTTCCGAACTACCTCGCGCCAACTCCGTCTGCCATGCTGGTCAAGGCACAGCCGACCTATGCCGATCCGGCATTGCGTGACGGCAAGAAAATTGCGCGCGGCGCCTATTTCGACGCGACCTATCGCGAAAGGGAACGGAGCCTCGCCTGCCGTTTCCGGCTCTGCCGCGATATCGTGCTTTGGCCCTTTGACGTCACCGGCGCCGAGTATTTCGCGACCGCTGGCGCATTGCAGGCCCTCGGGATTCCAGTTGGCGGAGAGGTCATTGCGGGGCTCCGGCTCTCCTTGACCCACCGTACCGCCGCGCGGCTCGACGAAGAGCCGGCGGACGCGGAGGCTCGCAGCAAACCAGAGACCTGGTTCGCCGGCTGCCGCGCCAGCGAACTGCCCATCTATCTGACCGGCGCCGAGTCAGACGCTATCGCACTTTACGAACAATTGACCTCGAACTGCGTCGGCCTCTATTTTCGTTATCTCGACGATTTCGGCGATCCGGTCGTCATCCGGGCTCCGAACGACTGTGTGCAGCAAGTCGGCTTCAGCGAGAACGAATCCCTGTTTCCGAACGATAACCGGGTCTTTCGCGGCTCGGAGTTGTTGCGGGAATATTTCGTGTTTCCGCGCAAGTTCCTTGGCGTCAATCTGACGGGACTTCGCGCCGTGATGCCGCGGTTGCGCAGCAAGTCGATCGATATCGTCTTCGCGTTCGATGAGCACAACTCGCGGCTTGCCGCCTCTGTCCGGGCGGAGACTTTCAGTCTCTACACCGCCCCGGCGATCAACCTGTTCGAGAAAACCAGCGATCGCATCCCGGTCAAATCGAATACGCACGAATACCACGTGGTGCCCGACCGAAGCCGCTATCTCGAGTACGAACCGCACCAGGTGCTGGAGGTTTACGCGCACTTTCCGGCAGAAAAGGACAAGCGGCACGTGCGTCCGCTGTACTCCGCCGCCGTCGACCGGACGGCCGGATCGGTCGAGGGACTTTATTTTACCGTTCGTCGGCTACCGCGGCGCCGCACCGTCGAAGAGAAGACCTATGGCGCGTCCTCCGACTACACCGGGACGGACATGTTCCTTTCGCTGCTCGAGCCCGGCGACCTGAGCGGCGACGGATCCGCCGCCGAGCTGAGCGTCCGGGCGTTGTGCTCCAACCGGCATCTCACGGAACATCTGCCGGTCGGCCAGGGCGGAGCCGACTTTCGCCTGTTGGATGACACCTCGCTCGAGCTGATGTGCATAGCCGGTCCCACCCGGCCACGCGAGCCGGTGGTGGCGCAGTTGCGCAGTCGCAGCGAAATCGCCAATAGCGGCGTTGTCAGTTGGCGCCTGATCAACATGCTGAGCCTGAACTATCTCGGCCTCGTGGAACGCAGCGGTGGCAAGAACGCCGGAGCACTGCGGGAGATGCTGTCACTGTTCGCCGACCAGTTCGACGACGCTACGGAACGAAAGATTCGCGGCGTGCGCAGCGTCGAGAGCAGGCCCGTGGTGCGGCGGGTGCGAGAGCGTACCGGCAGTGGCGCAGCGCGTGGCCTGGAGATCACCGTGACGCTCGACGAGAAGGCATTCGAGGGCAGTGGCGTGTTCCTGCTAGGTGCTGTGCTGGAACGCTTCTTCGCCGACTATTCGGGCTTCAACACCTTCACCCAAACCGTCATCTCGACTTCGGAACGCGGCGAGATCATGCGCTGGCCGGCCCGCATGGGCACCCGGAGGCCGCTGTGA
- the tssG gene encoding type VI secretion system baseplate subunit TssG: MAGPHGHPEAAVTLIDQMKAEPWRFDFFQTLRQLERSNPDRPRIGDSAARREEFVDLGQTPYLEFPASNLSSVDDRDGRLRILVKFLGLLGPQGALPLATTDESLGWQLMRDDAFPRFLDLLNGRFLQLFFRAWADARPIAQHDRPSDDRFIAYVGSFAGLGSDIFANRDTVPDMAKLSFAGLVSPRAKSASRLARLLQGLFDVRVEIDEFVGTWLPFDASHCSRLGAAHAKLGHDALLGSRVFSVEDKIRVRVFVKDFAQYEQFLPTEVPNLSEPLADAVYFYIGDELEWEVELAIPAGAVVPMKLGQSGRLGWTSWVSPNWASTEEYRRDARFHLAERLRARRSAATDAPPI; this comes from the coding sequence CTGGCCGGCCCGCATGGGCACCCGGAGGCCGCTGTGACGCTGATCGACCAGATGAAGGCCGAGCCCTGGCGGTTCGATTTCTTCCAGACGCTCCGCCAGCTCGAGCGATCCAATCCGGATCGGCCGCGGATCGGCGACAGCGCTGCGCGTCGCGAGGAATTTGTTGACCTCGGTCAAACCCCCTATCTGGAATTTCCCGCGTCCAATCTGAGCTCGGTCGACGACCGCGATGGCAGGCTCAGAATCCTGGTCAAATTCCTCGGTCTGCTCGGACCGCAGGGCGCACTGCCGCTGGCCACCACCGATGAGAGCCTCGGCTGGCAGTTGATGCGAGACGACGCCTTTCCGCGCTTTCTCGACCTTCTCAATGGACGCTTTCTGCAATTGTTCTTTCGCGCCTGGGCGGACGCACGGCCGATCGCGCAGCACGACCGGCCATCGGATGACCGCTTCATCGCCTATGTCGGCTCCTTTGCCGGCCTCGGCTCTGATATCTTTGCCAATCGAGACACGGTACCGGACATGGCGAAGCTCAGCTTCGCTGGACTGGTCTCACCCAGGGCGAAATCCGCGTCACGACTGGCCCGGCTGCTGCAGGGGCTGTTCGATGTCAGGGTCGAGATCGACGAATTTGTCGGCACCTGGCTCCCGTTCGACGCGAGCCATTGCAGCCGCCTCGGCGCGGCGCACGCCAAGCTCGGCCACGACGCGCTTCTGGGCTCGCGGGTGTTCAGTGTCGAAGACAAGATCAGGGTTCGCGTTTTTGTGAAGGATTTCGCTCAATACGAGCAGTTCCTGCCCACCGAAGTGCCTAACCTCTCCGAGCCCCTGGCTGACGCGGTTTACTTCTATATCGGCGACGAACTCGAGTGGGAGGTGGAACTCGCTATTCCGGCGGGAGCGGTCGTCCCGATGAAGCTGGGACAGAGCGGACGCCTTGGGTGGACCAGCTGGGTTTCACCGAACTGGGCCTCGACCGAGGAATATCGCCGCGATGCTCGCTTTCACCTTGCCGAGCGTCTGAGAGCCCGGCGAAGCGCCGCGACAGACGCCCCGCCGATTTGA